In one Oryza glaberrima chromosome 2, OglaRS2, whole genome shotgun sequence genomic region, the following are encoded:
- the LOC127764259 gene encoding uncharacterized protein LOC127764259 yields the protein MRGVGGPLLTIGDLLSDLAVDGGADLAGGEVSVPSSPSSAGQQAEEADPSELNRLFGEHYDNLMKALQENDPSWPSLMLKLCTALKTADKLVSCASTDAEQLLQKVELLERLLVRGDRAVTAIVEELQRSRPSEDSHSSKSKPSGK from the exons ATGCGGGGAGTCGGGGGCCCGCTGCTCACCATCGGCGACCTCCTCAgcgacctcgccgtcgacggcggcgccgacctcgccggcggggaggtgtccgtcccgtcgtcgccgtcttcGGCGGGGCagcaggcggaggaggccgaCCCATCCGAGCTGAACCGGCTATTCGGG GAGCACTATGACAATTTGATGAAAGCGCTGCAAGAAAATGACCCTTCATGGCCTTCATTGATGCTGAAG CTGTGCACGGCTCTGAAGACCGCAGATAAGCTGGTGAGCTGTGCGAGTACTGATGCTGAGCAGCTGCTGCAGAAGGTAGAGTTGCTGGAGCGCCTCTTAGTGAGGGGCGATCGTGCGGTCACGGCAATAGTTGAGGAACTCCAGCGCTCACGCCCCTCCGAGGATAGTCACTCATCGAAATCAAAACCAAGTGGCAAATAG